In Paenibacillus sp. G2S3, a single window of DNA contains:
- a CDS encoding serine hydrolase, whose amino-acid sequence MKKKTRKLSVIALLLSTAVFTACSSPVSTNATSSKGSFKGKEIEAFADPIFAQKMKEYNVNGSNFVVVKDGKVLVNKGYGYADKEKKTLVDKNTVFQIASVSKTFTALAALQLVEQGKMELDHDINAYLGGMKVPNETETPLTLRNMLSYTTGFDYPDKANFVAPEYVDQDIPMKKFMTEHMPTVVRTPGEAYTYDNFAFLLAGYAIENVSGTPFYKYMENHVFKPLGMNSTSARFTPELLARMATHYGPDGNPHPTFGHAPTDGPQGSILSTGEDMAKYLTLFQQQGSVKGKQIISKETTKMMQTYSVFANESLPMTTVGGFEGYRNDLMNGYHVVLKGGNMPGHQSLIVLLPEENTAFYMSYNNDTMMSLDIYEALMDHYFPEKKAPETPTYLPLPASEASKYTGTYLNTRFYFLKSNFTYADGNLIMETGTSGTHTLRMINPLLFEDESGNKLAFKKDHKDQIEYFYYTNPNSPDFVSDARKVHTKPAFADVPKENAYKSYIDNLYSLDVISAKSGNNFEPQGTMTQGEFMDALILAHGWYGFPHLIEGNKELTKQGIPGFDRNAVITRQVAAVMIQNLKQAKQASEITLKGDTDSWAADAITAIVSQGIVDPDAKVNDDGSVDFRSKKPLLRQEASALLDLAFGYYSLPIKH is encoded by the coding sequence ATGAAGAAAAAGACACGCAAGCTTAGCGTCATCGCACTATTATTATCAACAGCTGTATTTACAGCATGTTCATCACCAGTCTCCACTAACGCAACCAGTTCGAAAGGATCTTTTAAGGGAAAAGAAATCGAGGCTTTTGCGGATCCTATATTTGCGCAGAAAATGAAGGAATACAATGTGAACGGATCCAACTTTGTAGTGGTTAAAGACGGAAAGGTGCTCGTGAATAAAGGGTACGGATATGCAGACAAAGAAAAGAAAACCCTTGTCGATAAGAATACTGTCTTTCAGATTGCATCCGTATCGAAGACATTTACCGCTTTAGCGGCTCTGCAGCTAGTGGAACAAGGAAAGATGGAGCTTGATCACGATATCAATGCGTATCTTGGCGGGATGAAAGTACCTAATGAAACGGAAACTCCATTAACCTTAAGAAATATGTTGTCTTACACAACGGGCTTTGATTACCCGGACAAAGCTAACTTTGTTGCACCGGAATATGTAGATCAAGACATCCCCATGAAAAAGTTTATGACAGAGCATATGCCGACCGTCGTTCGGACACCTGGTGAAGCTTATACGTACGATAACTTTGCCTTTTTACTTGCGGGTTATGCGATTGAGAACGTAAGTGGTACCCCGTTTTATAAGTATATGGAGAACCATGTGTTCAAACCGTTAGGAATGAACTCTACTAGTGCTCGATTTACCCCAGAGCTTTTAGCTAGAATGGCCACGCATTATGGTCCAGATGGTAATCCTCATCCAACCTTTGGGCATGCTCCTACCGATGGACCACAGGGCAGTATTCTTTCCACAGGAGAAGATATGGCTAAATATCTAACTCTTTTTCAACAACAAGGTAGCGTGAAGGGGAAGCAAATCATTAGTAAAGAAACCACGAAGATGATGCAAACCTACTCTGTATTTGCGAATGAATCGCTTCCGATGACGACGGTTGGAGGATTTGAAGGGTATCGTAATGATTTGATGAATGGCTATCATGTGGTTCTCAAAGGTGGAAATATGCCTGGTCATCAATCACTGATCGTATTATTGCCTGAGGAGAATACGGCATTCTACATGTCCTATAACAATGACACAATGATGAGCTTAGATATTTATGAAGCCTTAATGGATCACTATTTCCCTGAAAAGAAAGCGCCAGAGACGCCAACGTACCTCCCATTGCCTGCATCAGAAGCTAGTAAATATACCGGAACTTATTTGAACACCAGATTCTATTTCTTGAAATCGAACTTCACCTATGCAGATGGCAATCTAATTATGGAAACTGGAACAAGCGGTACACATACGTTACGAATGATTAATCCGCTATTGTTCGAAGATGAATCCGGCAACAAATTAGCCTTTAAAAAAGATCATAAAGATCAGATCGAATACTTTTATTATACGAATCCTAATAGCCCAGATTTTGTTTCAGATGCTCGAAAGGTTCACACGAAGCCAGCATTTGCAGATGTACCTAAGGAGAACGCTTATAAATCTTACATCGACAATCTGTATTCGCTGGATGTGATAAGTGCTAAATCTGGCAACAATTTCGAACCACAGGGAACCATGACGCAAGGTGAGTTTATGGATGCTTTAATTCTTGCCCATGGATGGTACGGCTTTCCTCATTTAATTGAGGGAAATAAAGAATTAACGAAACAAGGAATTCCTGGTTTTGATCGTAATGCTGTTATTACAAGACAAGTTGCAGCCGTTATGATCCAAAATCTAAAACAAGCTAAGCAAGCTTCAGAAATTACGCTTAAAGGTGATACAGACTCGTGGGCCGCTGACGCGATCACAGCAATAGTCTCTCAAGGCATTGTAGACCCAGATGCAAAAGTGAATGATGATGGATCTGTCGATTTTCGTTCTAAAAAACCTTTGCTTCGCCAAGAAGCGAGTGCATTACTTGATCTTGCTTTTGGATACTATAGTTTGCCAATCAAACACTAA